Proteins from a genomic interval of Stigmatopora nigra isolate UIUO_SnigA chromosome 19, RoL_Snig_1.1, whole genome shotgun sequence:
- the LOC144212548 gene encoding hepatic and glial cell adhesion molecule-like encodes MKMMLMAVPDFKIEIAPWIVLLSCLDIFHTGAVLAVNVTHPTSLIRGTLGGEALLSVGYVSLSADPPVIKWQLRREKSVTVVQTIGTDIVGTLRPEYRDRILIFQNGSLLLHNLKLSDEGTYDVEISITDDTFAGESSVALTVDEPISIPHILTESPSVLERSENVVLDCSHDTGTRAGYRWMKGGEALGNDSRLRLSPDGKLLTITRVTSVDDDIYGCVAENPVGVATSPPFRLGVYKRSSIYIILSTGGIFLLITLVTICACWTPSKKQGRPSRNSFSRFYNQRTAPCNSVVAPSEVSQRNGKNMVTSLYVLQQKDLSPGDSSVNSICSSSDTEHPPSYTNYVDSLTRATIQANQLQV; translated from the exons ATGAAGATGATGTTGATGGCAGTGCCTGACTTTAAAATTGAGATCGCTCCTTGGATTGTGCTTCTATCCTGCCTGGACATCTTCCATACTG GTGCAGTGTTGGCAGTGAACGTGACACACCCCACCTCCCTGATCCGCGGTACACTGGGCGGAGAGGCCCTCCTGTCGGTGGGCTATGTCAGCCTCAGCGCCGACCCACCCGTCATCAAGTGGCAACTCCGGCGTGAGAAATCTGTCACCGTGGTGCAGACCATCGGAACAGACATTGTGGGCACCCTAAGGCCTGAGTATCGAGACCGAATCCTGATTTTCCAGAACGGATCTCTGCTCCTACACAACTTGAAGCTGTCGGATGAAGGCACGTACGATGTGGAGATTTCCATCACGGATGACACTTTTGCGGGCGAAAGCAGTGTTGCGCTCACCGTGGACG AGCCTATTTCCATACCTCACATCCTCACAGAGTCGCCGTCCGTACTGGAGCGCAGTGAAAACGTGGTCCTCGACTGCTCGCACGACACGGGCACTCGAGCCGGGTACCGCTGGATGAAGGGCGGCGAAGCCCTGGGCAATGACAGTAGACTCCGCCTGTCCCCGGATGGGAAGTTGCTCACCATCACCCGCGTCACCTCGGTGGACGACGACATCTACGGCTGCGTGGCGGAGAACCCCGTCGGCGTGGCAACGAGTCCGCCCTTCAGGCTTGGTGTCTACA AAAGAAGTTCCATTTATATCATCCTCTCTACTGGTGGCATCTTCCTGCTCATCACATTGGTAACAATTTGTGCTTGCTGGACACCATCTAAAAA GCAGGGGCGACCCTCAAGAAATTCTTTCTCCAGATTTTATAACCAACGGACAGCACCTTGCAACTCAg TGGTTGCGCCTTCTGAGGTGTCCCAGCGCAATGGAAAGAACATGGTGACTTCACTTTACGTATTACAGCAAAAG gATCTCTCCCCAGGAGACTCTTCAGTCAACAGCATTTGCTCGTCTTCGGACACAGAGCACCCACCCAGCTACACCAACTATGTCGATTCTCTAACCCGGGCTACTATTCAGGCCAACCAACTCCAAGTATAG
- the tmem120aa gene encoding transmembrane protein 120A-A, producing MLFSPTGVSECFREWGDIEKDYEQIQDTHRLYRVKLEEVTKLQNSCSSAISRHRKKLQDLTESLEQCKVKHPKQKLTPEEMDSIADIQVAIEERANAFSEMEAFLPKKNGLYLTLVLGNVNVTLLNKQSKFAYKDEYEKFKLILTVILFLFSFSCRFLFSSRALDALFNFLLVWYYCTLTIRESILINNGSRIRGWWVFHHYVSTFLSGVMLTWPEGTLYQMFRNQFLTYCLYQSFVQFLQYYYQSGCLYRLRALGERHNMDLTVEGFQSWMWRGLTFLLPFLFFGHFWQLYNSLTLFKMFQLPECKEWQVAMCGCSYMTLFLGNFFTTLGVVYHKYMMNQDKPKSF from the exons atgttgtttaGCCCGACGGGTGTGTCGGAGTGTTTTCGCGAATGGGGAGATATAGAAAAGGACTACGAACAGATTCAG GACACTCATCGTTTGTACAGAGTAAAGCTTGAGGAAGTCACCAAATTGCAAAACAGCTGCTCTTCAGCTATCTCGCGTCACCGGAAAAAACTACAAGATCTCACAGAATCCCTAGAACA ATGCAAAGTCAAGCACCCGAAGCAAAAGTTAACTCCAGAGGAAATGGATTCCATCGCCGACATCCAGGTGGCGATAGAAGAACGAGCCAACGCTTTTTCCGAGATGGAAGCTTTTCTGCCAAAGAAGAATGG GTTATACCTCACTCTTGTTTTAGGAAATGTCAATGTCACACTCCTCAATAAGCAGTCAAA ATTTGCCTACAAGGATGAATATGAAAAATTTAAGCTGATCCTCACCGTCAtccttttcctcttttctttctcGTGTCGCTTTTTATTCAGTTCCAG AGCGTTAGATGCCCTTTTTAACTTTCTATTGGTATGGTATTACTGCACGCTTACCATCCGCGAAAGCATTCTCATCAACAACGGTTCAAG GATCCGAGGCTGGTGGGTGTTCCATCATTACGTGTCCACCTTTTTGTCCGGAGTGATGCTCACATG GCCGGAGGGGACTCTCTACCAAATGTTTCGCAACCAGTTCCTCACATACTGCCTGTACCAAA GTTTTGTCCAGTTTTTGCAATACTATTACCAAAGTGGCTGCTTGTACAGACTACGTGCCCTTGGAGAACGACACAACATGGACCTGACCGTCG AGGGTTTCCAATCCTGGATGTGGAGGGGACTCACTTTCTTGCTGCCGTTTTTGTTCTTTGGTCAT TTTTGGCAGCTGTATAACAGCCTCAcacttttcaaaatgttccaGCTTCCAGAATGCAAAGAGTGGCAA GTGGCAATGTGCGGCTGCTCCTACATGACACTCTTCCTGGGCAACTTCTTCACCACGCTGGGGGTGGTTTACCACAAGTACATGATGAACCAAGACAAGCCCAAGTCCTTTTAG